In Streptomyces sp. NBC_00433, a single genomic region encodes these proteins:
- a CDS encoding cell division protein SepF, with the protein MGSVRRASAWLGLVDDNGGEGYYDEEYADYGEGSERAETWVTDPRVRVATESAQEQGHRIATVTPDGFRDARGIGELFRDGVPVIVNLTGMESADAKRVVDFAAGLTFGLRGSIERVATRVFLLTPADYSVLNADSRRGGDGFFNQN; encoded by the coding sequence ATGGGATCGGTTCGACGGGCGAGTGCCTGGCTGGGCCTCGTCGACGACAACGGTGGCGAGGGTTATTACGACGAGGAGTACGCCGACTACGGCGAGGGCTCCGAGCGTGCCGAGACCTGGGTGACCGATCCGCGGGTGCGGGTCGCCACCGAGTCCGCGCAGGAGCAGGGTCATCGGATCGCCACCGTCACCCCGGACGGCTTCCGGGACGCACGCGGTATCGGTGAGCTCTTCCGCGACGGCGTGCCGGTGATCGTCAACCTCACGGGCATGGAGTCGGCGGACGCCAAGCGCGTGGTCGACTTCGCCGCCGGCCTCACCTTCGGCCTGCGCGGCTCCATCGAGCGGGTCGCGACCCGGGTCTTCCTGCTGACCCCCGCCGACTACTCGGTGCTCAACGCCGACTCCCGCCGCGGCGGCGACGGCTTCTTCAACCAGAACTGA
- a CDS encoding DUF5685 family protein, with protein MFGIIRPCRHRMSEGMAASWLAHLCGLCLALRDGHGQVARIATNYDGLIISVLVEAQTAATADLRRTAGPCPLRGMRTAPVATGEGARLAAAVSLVLASAKMRDHVEDRDGAYGRRPVAAAARGVARRWDRAGARTGGDLGFDTAVLVDAVGRQGAVEAAAGAGTPLIAVTEPTETATAAAFAHTAVLAGRPANKAPLEEAGRLFGRLAHLLDAVEDLAQDTRSGAWNPLTATGTDLTEARRLCDDALHGIRLALRDADFAGPASGGLAHVLLVHELGRSVDRVFGAGGCTHAPQPGAAVQGGGNPFGGNPFAPGAPGQSPYAPGGPDHGFPGGFPPPEPPRPRRGLLAGCAVFAGLCCTCRLCCAEHENPWSRERKDPWCDDCDCDGCDDCCNCCNCCDGCDGCDCCDCSC; from the coding sequence ATGTTCGGCATCATCAGGCCGTGCCGCCACCGAATGTCGGAGGGAATGGCCGCATCCTGGCTCGCGCATCTGTGCGGGCTGTGCCTCGCGCTGCGGGACGGGCACGGCCAGGTCGCGAGAATCGCCACCAATTACGACGGCCTGATCATCTCGGTCCTGGTCGAGGCGCAGACCGCCGCGACCGCGGACCTGCGCAGGACCGCGGGGCCGTGCCCGCTGCGCGGCATGCGGACCGCGCCGGTCGCCACCGGCGAGGGCGCGCGGCTCGCCGCCGCGGTGTCGCTGGTGCTCGCGTCGGCGAAGATGCGCGACCACGTCGAGGACCGGGACGGCGCCTACGGGCGGCGCCCGGTCGCCGCCGCGGCCCGCGGGGTGGCCCGCCGCTGGGACCGGGCGGGTGCGCGGACCGGCGGGGACCTCGGCTTCGACACCGCGGTGCTGGTCGACGCGGTCGGCAGGCAGGGCGCGGTCGAGGCGGCGGCCGGCGCGGGCACCCCGCTGATCGCCGTCACCGAGCCCACCGAGACCGCCACCGCCGCGGCCTTCGCGCACACCGCCGTCCTCGCGGGCCGCCCCGCCAACAAGGCGCCTCTTGAGGAGGCGGGCCGCCTCTTCGGCCGGCTCGCCCACCTGCTGGACGCGGTCGAGGACCTGGCGCAGGACACCCGCTCCGGCGCCTGGAATCCGCTCACCGCGACCGGCACCGACCTCACCGAGGCCCGCCGGCTCTGCGACGACGCGCTGCACGGCATACGACTGGCCCTGCGCGACGCCGACTTCGCGGGCCCGGCGTCGGGCGGGCTGGCCCACGTACTGCTGGTCCACGAACTGGGCCGCTCGGTGGACCGCGTCTTCGGCGCCGGGGGCTGCACGCACGCGCCGCAGCCCGGCGCCGCGGTCCAGGGCGGCGGCAACCCCTTCGGCGGGAACCCGTTCGCGCCGGGTGCTCCCGGCCAGAGCCCCTACGCCCCCGGCGGCCCCGACCACGGCTTCCCCGGCGGCTTCCCGCCGCCCGAGCCGCCGCGCCCGCGCCGCGGGCTGCTCGCCGGCTGCGCGGTCTTCGCGGGCCTGTGCTGCACCTGCCGGCTGTGCTGCGCCGAGCACGAGAACCCGTGGAGCAGGGAGCGCAAGGACCCCTGGTGCGACGACTGCGACTGCGACGGCTGTGACGACTGCTGCAACTGCTGCAACTGCTGTGATGGGTGCGACGGTTGCGACTGCTGCGATTGCAGCTGCTGA
- a CDS encoding LLM class flavin-dependent oxidoreductase → MPAHSYPSAPVSFPAAAPGRPRRTLHLAAAIGGGPAGHGAACYRDLARLAEGGGLDFVTLELGPADGAGPLDALALLAGVAPATGRIGIVPAVSAGGAESFDVAVAVATLDWVSRGRAGWRLAVPGPPAGPRRRGRQPERPAAVWRAAGDTAAAVTGTWRGLSPTAPVTVLDATEPAARGLAARYADVAVVRTARPERAGLVRAELHGLAAEAGRDPDRLLVLAEMSVDLGGGEVGAEPGAEIALLADPAGGVLFRGGPVDLAELIADWQRQGAVDGFHVRPVRPARDLERFVNGTAALLQHRGLFRSFHPGATLREHLGLHRPARRGVPS, encoded by the coding sequence ATGCCTGCCCACTCGTATCCCTCCGCACCCGTCTCCTTCCCCGCAGCCGCGCCGGGCCGCCCCCGCCGCACCCTGCACCTGGCCGCCGCGATCGGCGGCGGGCCCGCGGGCCACGGGGCCGCCTGCTACCGGGACCTCGCCCGGCTCGCCGAGGGCGGCGGCCTGGACTTCGTCACGCTGGAGCTGGGGCCCGCCGACGGCGCGGGGCCGCTGGACGCGCTCGCGCTGCTCGCCGGGGTGGCGCCCGCGACCGGCAGGATAGGCATCGTGCCCGCCGTGTCCGCGGGCGGCGCCGAGTCCTTCGACGTCGCCGTGGCCGTGGCCACCCTGGACTGGGTCAGCCGCGGCCGGGCCGGCTGGCGGCTCGCGGTGCCGGGGCCGCCCGCGGGGCCCAGAAGACGCGGGCGGCAGCCGGAGCGGCCGGCCGCGGTGTGGCGGGCGGCCGGCGACACCGCGGCCGCGGTCACCGGGACGTGGCGCGGGCTGTCGCCGACCGCCCCGGTCACCGTGCTCGACGCGACCGAGCCCGCCGCCCGCGGCCTGGCGGCCCGATACGCCGACGTCGCCGTCGTGCGCACGGCCCGGCCCGAGCGCGCCGGGCTGGTCAGGGCCGAACTCCACGGGCTCGCCGCCGAGGCGGGCCGCGACCCGGACCGGCTGCTGGTGCTCGCCGAGATGTCGGTGGACCTCGGCGGCGGCGAGGTCGGCGCGGAGCCCGGCGCCGAGATCGCGCTGCTGGCCGACCCCGCGGGCGGCGTGCTCTTCCGCGGCGGCCCGGTCGACCTCGCCGAGCTGATCGCGGACTGGCAGCGGCAGGGCGCGGTCGACGGCTTCCACGTCCGCCCGGTCCGGCCCGCGCGCGACCTGGAGCGCTTCGTCAACGGCACGGCCGCGCTGCTCCAGCACCGCGGCCTCTTCCGCTCCTTCCACCCCGGGGCGACCCTGCGCGAACACCTCGGCCTGCACCGCCCCGCGCGCCGCGGGGTGCCGTCGTGA
- a CDS encoding S1 family peptidase, whose protein sequence is MKSTRRIQLLAVTTGMLAATAFALPSANATQAAGSAKATPEAAASLAAHLGADRTAGTYVDSATGTSVVNVTTTAAADAVRAAGATPRLVTHSAAQLTKAGDATRAADIAGTAWSVDPRSNTLEISADSRVTTAQLAALTKSTASYGDAVHITRVSGTFSKLLSGGDPVLTTQWRCSVGFNVRSGSTYYFLTAGHCTQGLPAYYTSSGTYIGPTVGTSFPGNDYGIVRYDSSVAHDGTVGSQDITSAANAFVGEAVKRRGSTTGIHSGTVQALNATVNYGADGIVSGLIKTNVCAEPGDSGGSLYDGTKAIGLTSGGSGNCSSGGTTYFQPVTEALSAYGVSVF, encoded by the coding sequence GTGAAGTCCACCCGACGCATACAACTCCTCGCCGTCACCACCGGCATGCTCGCCGCGACCGCGTTCGCCCTTCCGTCCGCCAACGCCACCCAGGCCGCAGGCAGCGCGAAGGCGACCCCGGAAGCGGCGGCGTCGCTCGCCGCCCACCTCGGTGCCGACCGCACCGCGGGCACGTACGTCGACAGCGCCACCGGCACCTCCGTCGTCAACGTCACCACCACGGCCGCGGCCGACGCCGTCCGCGCCGCGGGCGCCACCCCCCGGCTCGTCACCCACAGCGCCGCCCAGCTCACCAAGGCCGGCGACGCCACCAGGGCCGCCGACATCGCGGGCACCGCCTGGTCGGTCGACCCGCGCAGCAACACCCTGGAGATCAGCGCCGACAGCCGGGTGACCACCGCCCAGCTGGCCGCGCTCACCAAGTCCACCGCGTCCTACGGCGACGCCGTCCACATCACCCGGGTGTCCGGCACGTTCAGCAAGCTGCTGTCCGGCGGCGACCCCGTCCTCACCACGCAGTGGCGCTGCTCGGTCGGCTTCAACGTCCGCAGCGGCAGCACCTACTACTTCCTGACCGCGGGCCACTGCACCCAGGGCCTCCCGGCCTACTACACCAGCTCGGGGACGTACATCGGCCCGACGGTCGGCACCAGCTTCCCCGGCAACGACTACGGCATCGTCCGCTACGACAGCTCCGTCGCCCATGACGGCACCGTCGGCAGCCAGGACATCACCAGCGCCGCGAACGCCTTCGTCGGCGAGGCCGTCAAGCGCCGCGGTTCCACCACCGGCATCCACAGCGGCACCGTCCAGGCGCTCAACGCCACCGTCAACTACGGCGCCGACGGGATCGTGTCCGGCCTGATCAAGACCAACGTCTGCGCCGAGCCCGGCGACAGCGGCGGCTCCCTCTACGACGGCACCAAGGCCATCGGCCTGACCTCCGGCGGCAGCGGCAACTGCTCCTCCGGCGGCACGACCTACTTCCAGCCGGTCACCGAGGCACTCAGCGCGTACGGCGTCAGCGTCTTCTGA
- a CDS encoding YafY family transcriptional regulator, which yields MLETSARLLRLLSLLQSRRDWSGPELAERLDVTARTVRRDVERLRALGYPVHAAPGTAGGYRLGAGAALPPLLLDDEEAVAVALCLRTGAGGTVEGIEETSVRALAKLEQVLPSRLRHRVQSMQAVTVQSRRPGPTVNQRVLTALGAACRDRERLRFDYLDHGGAASRRTVEPYRLVHHGRRWYLLAYDVDRDDWRTFRVDRVEPKSPTGPRFTPRELPEDAAAYVAKGVTSRAYRYQAVIVLHTSADALGQYNWSGFGTVTALDDRSCELRTGFESLDALAMYAGMLGVPFEVREPPELADHLRAVAARLSRAADSAAEGAGTAVSPADR from the coding sequence ATGCTGGAAACCTCCGCACGGCTGCTGCGCCTGCTGTCGCTGCTCCAGTCCCGCCGCGACTGGAGCGGTCCCGAGCTGGCGGAGCGGCTCGACGTGACCGCCCGCACCGTCCGGCGTGACGTCGAACGGCTGCGGGCGCTCGGCTACCCGGTGCACGCGGCCCCCGGCACCGCCGGCGGCTACCGGCTGGGCGCCGGCGCCGCGCTGCCGCCGCTGCTGCTCGACGACGAGGAGGCGGTGGCCGTCGCCCTGTGCCTGCGCACCGGCGCGGGCGGCACCGTCGAGGGCATCGAGGAGACCTCGGTCCGCGCCCTGGCCAAGCTCGAACAGGTGCTGCCCTCCCGGCTGCGGCACCGCGTCCAGTCGATGCAGGCCGTCACCGTGCAGTCGCGCCGCCCGGGGCCGACGGTCAACCAGCGGGTGCTCACCGCGCTCGGCGCCGCCTGCCGGGACCGCGAACGGCTGCGCTTCGACTACCTCGACCACGGCGGCGCCGCCAGCCGCCGCACGGTCGAGCCGTACCGCCTGGTGCACCACGGCCGCCGCTGGTATCTGCTCGCCTACGACGTCGACCGCGACGACTGGCGCACCTTCCGGGTCGACCGCGTCGAGCCCAAGTCCCCCACGGGGCCGCGCTTCACCCCGCGGGAGCTGCCCGAGGACGCGGCCGCCTACGTCGCGAAGGGCGTCACGTCGCGCGCCTACCGCTACCAGGCGGTGATCGTGCTGCACACCTCCGCCGACGCGCTCGGGCAGTACAACTGGTCCGGCTTCGGCACCGTCACCGCGCTCGACGACCGCAGCTGCGAACTGCGCACCGGTTTCGAGTCGCTCGACGCCCTCGCGATGTACGCCGGCATGCTCGGCGTGCCCTTCGAGGTCAGGGAGCCGCCCGAACTGGCCGACCACCTGCGGGCGGTGGCCGCCCGGCTGTCCCGGGCGGCCGACAGCGCGGCGGAGGGCGCGGGAACGGCCGTCAGTCCAGCGGACCGCTGA
- a CDS encoding PPOX class F420-dependent oxidoreductase, protein MSQDPATDSLLDLLRKQHTGVLVTLKKDGRPQLSNVSFTFDDATRTIRISATDDRAKTRNLRRDPRASFYVATPDLGTYLVAEGDAEVTPVAADPHDATVEELVDVYRAIAGEHPDWDEYRAAMVSDKRLVISLRANRAYGMGALGSISGPLD, encoded by the coding sequence TTGAGCCAGGACCCCGCCACCGACTCGCTGCTCGACCTGCTGCGCAAGCAGCACACCGGAGTGCTCGTCACCCTCAAGAAGGACGGCAGGCCGCAGCTGTCCAACGTGTCGTTCACCTTCGACGACGCCACCCGGACCATCCGGATCTCGGCGACCGACGACCGCGCCAAGACCCGCAACCTGCGCCGGGACCCGCGGGCCAGCTTCTACGTCGCCACCCCCGACCTGGGCACGTACCTGGTCGCCGAGGGCGACGCCGAGGTGACCCCGGTGGCCGCGGACCCGCACGACGCGACCGTCGAGGAGCTGGTCGACGTCTACCGGGCGATCGCCGGCGAGCACCCGGACTGGGACGAATACCGTGCCGCGATGGTCTCCGACAAGCGGCTGGTGATCAGCCTGCGCGCGAACCGGGCGTACGGGATGGGGGCGCTCGGGTCGATCAGCGGTCCGCTGGACTGA
- a CDS encoding winged helix-turn-helix domain-containing protein translates to MTATDPLLRALAHPVRLRIVSLVWNVPLSAAELSRELGISHALASQHLRRLDAVGLVELAEVRANRGGRERRYRAVHGSPLSDQRHEGARLIAEAMAHNLRDRAGRLLPGAAGVTSDAELWVAPEVWTDFRHRLAALFGELHDAARAPHAPGTVGIGATVMAFPLAEPDAGPDAGPTEPDARPGAETGAGPGPRAPAPDKPVPNDPQERP, encoded by the coding sequence ATGACCGCCACCGATCCCCTGTTGCGCGCCCTCGCCCACCCGGTGCGGCTGCGTATCGTCTCCCTGGTCTGGAACGTCCCGCTGTCCGCCGCCGAGCTGTCCCGCGAGCTGGGCATCTCGCACGCGCTCGCCAGCCAGCACCTGCGCCGCCTCGACGCGGTCGGCCTGGTGGAACTGGCCGAGGTGCGGGCCAACCGGGGCGGGCGGGAGCGCCGCTACCGGGCGGTGCACGGCTCCCCGCTGTCGGACCAGCGCCACGAGGGGGCCCGGCTGATCGCCGAGGCGATGGCCCACAACCTGCGGGACCGGGCGGGCCGCCTGCTCCCCGGCGCCGCGGGGGTCACCTCGGACGCGGAGCTGTGGGTGGCGCCCGAGGTCTGGACGGACTTCAGGCACCGGCTGGCCGCGCTCTTCGGCGAGTTGCACGACGCCGCCCGTGCCCCGCACGCCCCGGGTACGGTCGGAATCGGCGCGACGGTGATGGCGTTCCCCCTCGCGGAACCCGATGCCGGACCGGACGCCGGACCCACGGAACCCGACGCCCGACCCGGCGCGGAGACCGGGGCCGGACCCGGACCGCGGGCACCCGCACCGGACAAGCCCGTACCGAACGACCCCCAGGAGCGACCTTGA
- a CDS encoding MFS transporter, with translation MTVRKVLRDRGAATYLGGILVSGFGDSAMTLAAGVWVKTLTGSSGLAAAVTACVWAPTLVGPLLGTVADRVRRRRLLIGVSAALALLLPALLAVRSGRDVWLLLLVLTAVGVGSVLMDAAEAGLVVTAVPPALRGDFNGLRTTVNEAVKLLAPLAGAGLFLHWGGGAVALLDAATFVLAALAFTALRIHEEPPAPPAGGWRAQTAEGVRALRGNPLLVRLVGAGAVAMLLSGISGAAIYELADAGLHRPPAFVGVLYAVQGAGSIVAGTVAGAVMRRLPERAFAAAGLLLFTTGAALRAIPSLPVVLAGTLAIGVGLPWVIVAVFTAVQQHTGPALVGRVAAVAGTVVFGPTAASAALGAVLVALADFRLQLVAVGAAGPPAAWLLLLRRLPATPTPEAPPAAPARTAGVDPSRTGTG, from the coding sequence ATGACGGTGCGGAAGGTGCTGCGGGACCGCGGCGCGGCCACGTATCTGGGCGGGATCCTGGTCTCCGGTTTCGGGGACTCGGCGATGACGCTGGCCGCCGGTGTCTGGGTGAAGACGCTGACCGGGTCGAGCGGCCTGGCCGCCGCGGTCACCGCCTGCGTGTGGGCGCCCACCCTGGTGGGGCCGCTGCTGGGCACCGTCGCCGACCGGGTGCGCCGCAGACGGCTGCTGATCGGGGTCAGTGCCGCGCTCGCCCTGCTGCTGCCGGCCCTGCTCGCGGTCCGCTCCGGGCGGGACGTCTGGCTGCTCCTGCTCGTGCTCACCGCGGTCGGCGTCGGCTCGGTGCTCATGGACGCCGCCGAGGCGGGGCTGGTCGTCACCGCCGTGCCCCCGGCGCTGCGCGGCGACTTCAACGGGCTGCGGACGACCGTCAACGAGGCCGTGAAGCTGCTCGCCCCGCTGGCCGGCGCGGGCCTCTTCCTGCACTGGGGCGGCGGCGCGGTCGCCCTGCTCGACGCGGCCACCTTCGTCCTGGCCGCGCTCGCCTTCACCGCGCTGCGGATCCACGAGGAGCCGCCCGCCCCGCCGGCCGGCGGCTGGCGCGCGCAGACCGCGGAGGGCGTGCGGGCGCTGCGCGGCAATCCGCTGCTGGTACGGCTGGTGGGCGCGGGGGCCGTCGCCATGCTGCTGTCCGGGATCAGCGGCGCCGCGATCTACGAGCTGGCCGACGCCGGCCTGCACCGCCCGCCCGCCTTCGTCGGCGTGCTCTACGCGGTCCAGGGCGCGGGCTCGATCGTGGCGGGGACCGTGGCGGGCGCCGTCATGCGCCGGCTGCCGGAGCGCGCCTTCGCCGCCGCCGGCCTGCTGCTCTTCACCACGGGCGCCGCCCTGCGCGCGATCCCCTCGCTGCCGGTCGTGCTCGCCGGCACCCTGGCGATCGGCGTCGGCCTGCCCTGGGTGATCGTCGCCGTCTTCACCGCCGTGCAGCAGCACACCGGGCCCGCGCTGGTCGGCCGGGTGGCGGCCGTCGCGGGCACGGTGGTCTTCGGCCCCACCGCGGCTTCCGCGGCGCTGGGCGCTGTCCTGGTCGCCCTGGCCGACTTCCGGCTGCAGCTCGTCGCGGTCGGAGCGGCCGGCCCGCCGGCGGCCTGGCTCCTGCTCCTGCGCCGCCTGCCCGCCACCCCGACGCCGGAGGCGCCGCCCGCGGCCCCGGCGCGTACGGCCGGCGTCGACCCGAGCCGTACCGGCACCGGCTGA
- the dnaE gene encoding DNA polymerase III subunit alpha translates to MAGFAHLHVASGYSERYGAAHPEQLAERAARRGMTALALTDRDTVTGAVRFAEACAGAGVRPVFGIDLAVAALVPPPPAQRQRTPARGGAHVAEPPLRFVLLARDKEGWARLCRITSAAHVGTASRAAPVQVSWDALREHAGQGLIALLGPLSEPVRALAAGREDVAVKLLRPWQELFGEDLRLEAVVHGRPGTGPGSLRLAARTLALADRARTTAVLANAVRYADPEQHRLADVLDAARLLRPIDGRRLDGGQRWLKGGEEMARVAQEIAECAGKGPRRAGRLLADTAATAAACRLSPRDIGLGTRHFPEAETVGAGRGGVAEALREKSAAGLVRRGLHHDRAARERMAEELDIITRMGFDAYFLAVGQVVADIRELGIRVAARGSGAGSMVCHALGIATANPLDHRLLFERFMSLRRDSLPDIDIDVESARRLECYDVIFHRFGHERVAVTAMPETYRARRALRDTGLALGIPPAEVDRIAKSFPHVRASDITSALAELPELRGLAAEAPRYGPLWELAEGLDSLVHGMAMHPCGVIISDATLLDRLPVQPTPQGDYPMVMAAKEEVEALGNIKLDVLAVRMQSAMAHAVAEIERATGDRIDLDDPGQVPLDDVFAFKLIQQSQTIGMFQLESPGQQDLLSRLQPRDVQDVIADISLFRPGPVQGGMPERYIAARHGGDPHYAHEDLEPVLADTYGVTIWHEQVIETISVLTGCDLAMAEIARRALGDGERLPRIRDWFHREAAARGYTPEVRDRVWTSVEAFGAYGFCRAHAVAFAVPALQSAWLKAHFPAFLLAGLLEHDPGMWPKRVIVSDARRRGVQVLPVDVNHSTAEHTVERADGDRWGVRLALSGVHGIGADECARIAAGRPYGSLSDFWQRAHPSRPVAERLAGIGALRGLHDGRLTRRDLLLQIAELHRQSRVRTAGKGQLPIEAGAVGGADPSGLPEMTGREALDAELGTLGIDVSRHLMEHHHRLLREIGATDAAHLADLRAGQQVLVAGVRASTQTPPIASGKRVIFVTLEDGSGMVDLAFFEDSHEACAHTVFHSGLLLVRGTVQVRGTRRTVVGTMAWDLERIAAARRDNGPEAALALLGADSPQPTPAQPRRTLADGTAGARLHPYADLQPAGSRSADLRKLGHRSPGSAG, encoded by the coding sequence ATGGCGGGCTTCGCCCATCTGCATGTCGCGTCCGGTTACTCCGAGCGGTACGGCGCCGCGCACCCCGAGCAGCTCGCCGAGCGGGCGGCCCGGCGCGGGATGACGGCGCTGGCGCTGACCGACAGGGACACCGTCACCGGGGCGGTGCGGTTCGCCGAGGCGTGCGCGGGGGCGGGGGTGCGGCCGGTCTTCGGGATCGACCTCGCCGTGGCCGCGCTCGTGCCGCCGCCCCCGGCCCAGCGGCAGCGGACCCCCGCAAGGGGCGGCGCCCACGTGGCGGAGCCGCCGCTGCGGTTCGTGCTGCTGGCCAGGGACAAGGAGGGCTGGGCGCGGCTGTGCCGGATCACCAGCGCCGCCCATGTGGGCACCGCGAGCCGGGCCGCCCCCGTACAGGTGTCGTGGGACGCGCTGCGCGAGCACGCCGGCCAGGGGCTGATCGCGCTGCTCGGGCCGCTCTCGGAGCCGGTGCGGGCGCTGGCGGCCGGACGGGAGGACGTCGCGGTGAAGCTGCTGCGGCCGTGGCAGGAGCTGTTCGGCGAGGACCTGCGCCTTGAGGCGGTCGTCCACGGCCGCCCCGGCACCGGCCCCGGCTCCCTGCGGCTGGCCGCCAGGACCCTCGCGCTCGCCGACCGGGCCCGTACGACCGCGGTCCTGGCCAACGCCGTCCGCTATGCCGACCCCGAGCAGCACCGGCTCGCCGACGTCCTCGACGCCGCCCGGCTGCTGCGGCCCATCGACGGGCGCCGGCTGGACGGCGGGCAGCGCTGGCTCAAGGGCGGGGAGGAGATGGCACGCGTCGCGCAGGAGATCGCCGAATGCGCGGGGAAGGGGCCGCGCCGGGCCGGGCGGCTGCTCGCCGACACCGCCGCCACCGCGGCCGCCTGCCGGCTGTCCCCCCGGGACATCGGCCTGGGCACCCGGCACTTCCCCGAGGCGGAGACCGTCGGAGCCGGCCGGGGCGGCGTGGCCGAAGCGCTGCGGGAGAAGTCGGCGGCAGGCCTGGTCCGGCGCGGACTGCACCACGACCGTGCCGCACGCGAGCGGATGGCGGAGGAGCTGGACATCATCACCCGGATGGGTTTCGACGCGTACTTCCTCGCCGTCGGCCAGGTGGTCGCCGACATCAGGGAGCTGGGCATCCGCGTCGCGGCCCGCGGCTCGGGCGCGGGGTCGATGGTCTGCCACGCGCTGGGCATCGCCACGGCCAACCCGCTCGACCACCGCCTGCTGTTCGAGCGCTTCATGAGCCTGCGGCGCGACTCGCTGCCCGACATCGACATCGACGTGGAGTCCGCGCGCAGGCTGGAGTGCTACGACGTGATCTTCCACCGGTTCGGCCACGAGCGGGTCGCGGTCACCGCGATGCCCGAGACCTACCGGGCCCGCAGGGCGCTGCGCGACACCGGCCTCGCGCTCGGCATCCCCCCGGCGGAGGTGGACCGCATCGCCAAGAGCTTCCCGCACGTGCGGGCGTCCGACATCACCAGCGCGCTGGCCGAACTGCCCGAATTGCGCGGGCTCGCCGCCGAGGCGCCCCGGTACGGGCCGCTGTGGGAGCTGGCCGAAGGGCTCGACTCGCTGGTGCACGGCATGGCCATGCACCCCTGCGGGGTCATCATCAGCGACGCGACGCTGCTCGACCGCCTCCCGGTGCAGCCGACCCCGCAGGGCGACTACCCGATGGTGATGGCGGCGAAGGAGGAGGTCGAGGCGCTGGGCAACATCAAGCTGGACGTGCTCGCGGTGCGGATGCAGTCCGCGATGGCCCACGCCGTCGCCGAGATCGAACGGGCCACCGGCGACCGTATCGACCTGGACGACCCGGGGCAGGTCCCGCTGGACGACGTCTTCGCCTTCAAGCTCATCCAGCAGAGCCAGACGATCGGCATGTTCCAGCTGGAGTCGCCGGGACAGCAGGACCTGCTGTCCCGGCTGCAGCCGCGGGACGTGCAGGACGTCATCGCCGACATCAGCCTCTTCCGCCCCGGCCCGGTCCAGGGCGGCATGCCCGAGCGGTACATCGCCGCCCGGCACGGCGGCGACCCGCACTACGCCCACGAGGACCTGGAGCCGGTGCTCGCCGACACCTACGGCGTGACGATCTGGCACGAGCAGGTCATCGAGACGATCAGCGTCCTGACCGGCTGCGACCTGGCGATGGCCGAGATCGCCCGGCGGGCGCTGGGGGACGGCGAGCGGCTGCCGAGGATCAGGGACTGGTTCCACCGCGAGGCGGCCGCCCGCGGCTACACCCCCGAGGTCCGCGACCGGGTCTGGACGAGCGTCGAGGCCTTCGGCGCCTACGGCTTCTGCCGGGCGCACGCCGTCGCCTTCGCCGTGCCCGCCCTCCAGTCGGCCTGGCTGAAAGCGCACTTCCCGGCCTTCCTGCTGGCGGGGCTGCTGGAGCACGATCCGGGGATGTGGCCCAAGCGGGTCATCGTCTCCGACGCCCGGCGCCGCGGGGTCCAGGTCCTGCCGGTCGACGTCAACCACTCGACGGCGGAGCACACCGTGGAGCGGGCCGACGGGGACCGGTGGGGAGTACGGCTCGCGCTGTCCGGGGTGCACGGGATCGGCGCGGACGAGTGCGCGCGGATCGCCGCGGGCCGGCCCTACGGATCGCTGTCGGACTTCTGGCAGCGGGCACACCCCAGCCGGCCGGTCGCCGAACGCCTCGCCGGGATCGGCGCCCTGCGCGGGCTGCACGACGGCCGGCTGACCCGGCGGGACCTGCTGCTCCAGATCGCCGAACTCCACCGGCAGTCCCGGGTCCGCACCGCGGGCAAGGGCCAACTGCCCATCGAGGCGGGCGCGGTCGGCGGGGCGGACCCGAGCGGCCTGCCGGAGATGACCGGGCGGGAAGCCCTCGACGCGGAGCTGGGCACCCTGGGCATCGACGTCTCCAGGCACCTGATGGAGCACCACCACCGCCTGCTGCGGGAGATCGGCGCGACCGACGCCGCCCACCTGGCCGACCTGCGGGCCGGACAGCAGGTGCTGGTCGCCGGGGTGCGCGCCTCGACCCAGACCCCGCCGATCGCCAGCGGCAAGCGCGTCATCTTCGTCACGCTGGAGGACGGTTCCGGGATGGTGGACCTGGCGTTCTTCGAGGACTCCCACGAGGCCTGCGCGCACACGGTCTTCCACTCCGGGCTGCTGCTGGTCCGCGGCACGGTCCAGGTCCGCGGCACCCGGCGCACCGTCGTCGGCACCATGGCCTGGGACCTGGAGCGGATCGCCGCCGCCCGGCGCGACAACGGCCCCGAGGCGGCCCTCGCGCTGCTCGGCGCGGACAGCCCGCAGCCCACCCCCGCGCAGCCGCGGCGCACCCTCGCCGACGGCACGGCGGGCGCCCGGCTGCACCCCTACGCCGACCTGCAGCCCGCCGGCAGCCGCTCGGCCGACCTGCGCAAGCTCGGCCACCGCAGCCCGGGGAGCGCGGGATGA